The following are from one region of the Nicotiana tomentosiformis chromosome 7, ASM39032v3, whole genome shotgun sequence genome:
- the LOC104091841 gene encoding choline transporter protein 1, translating into MKMRGPLGAVIGRYPSSDGTTQTGDGIIKHNRKCRDVVFLVIFIAFWVAMIVNSSFGFNQGNPLRLTYGLDYKGNVCGDTHADPDLRELELRYWLNPNQVYESGSKDNQAKISNARTICLMDCPIPSEDSLNWVCDYPEGEVRLSVDDWIDRNYDYFADLTPDLRNTSLQLQGPCYPVIFPSVNVYWSCQLIARASNVSLRHWKEMGGVNIVEDIAVDKSIHGVINSRSLVLRRYVADVGKSWGVLIVCGGILPVFLSVIWLLMIRHFVAAMPWITVFLFNALIISVTMFYYLKAGWIGNDSISPIIGEHDPYYHVSAREISHLHAAAVLMTAVMIISVLSSIAIVRRILMATSVLKVAAKVIGEVQALIIFPIIPYAILAIFYMFWFSAALHLFSSGRIVQNDCNTNCCAYDLKSKRVSCDRCCGYSIQYTSHIGVAILFHLFGCYWATQFFVASSATVIAGSVATYYWARGGTSPEISFLPVFSSMKRLIRYSIGSVALGSLIVSFIESIRFLLEALRRKLKVANSAPESWVGRMVYNSSQGCLRCISWIIKSVNRNAYILIAITGKSFFKSSEIATDLIISNILRIGKVNVIGDVILFLGKLCVSLASALFAFLMLDTHKYKSGHNKISSPIFPVLVCWSLGYVVATLFFAVVEMSIDTIILSFCQDSEEHQGTAQYAPPLLIETLNDQNEMQRLTQ; encoded by the exons GCTAACATATGGGCTGGACTATAAAGGCAATGTTTGTGGTGATACACATGCTGATCCAGATCTTCGTGAATTGGAACTCAGATACTGGTTGAACCCTAATCAAGTTTACGAAAGTGGTTcaaaagataaccaggccaagatTTCTAATGCCAGGACCATTTGCTTAATGGACTGTCCTATCCCATCAGAAGATTCTCTAAATTGGGTGTGTGACTATCCGGAGGGCGAGGTTCGCCTGTCAGTAGATGACTGGATCGATAGGAATTATGATTATTTTGCAGACCTTACTCCGGACCTAAGAAATACTTCTCTTCAACTTCAAGGTCCTTGTTACCCTGTCATATTTCCAAGTGTTAATG TTTATTGGAGCTGTCAGCTTATTGCCCGTGCATCAAATGTGTCTTTGCGGCATTGGAAGGAAATGGGCGGTGTTAACATTGTTGAGGACATTGCAGTTGATAAATCCATCCATGGCGTAATTAACTCTCGGTCGTTGGTATTAAGG AGATATGTAGCTGATGTTGGCAAGTCATGGGGAGTGTTGATTGTTTGTGGAGGAATTTTGCCAGTGTTTCTATCAGTGATATGGCTTTTGATGATTCGTCACTTTGTGGCTGCAATGCCTTGGATAACTGTCTTCCTCTTTAATGCCCTTATTATTTCAGTCACAATGTTCTACTACCTGAAAG CTGGATGGATTGGGAACGACTCTATCTCCCCCATTATTGGTGAACATGATCCGTATTATCATGTGTCTGCAAGG GAAATAAGTCACCTCCATGCTGCTGCTGTTCTCATGACTGCTGTGATGATAATTTCGGTCTTGTCATCCATCGCTATAGTGCGGCGTATCCTTATGGCTACTTCTGTCCTGAAG GTAGCTGCTAAGGTCATTGGAGAAGTGCAAGCACTAATAATTTTCCCCATCATTCCATATGCTATCCTAGCAATCTTTTACATGTTTTGGTTTTCAGCTGCACTTCATCTTTTTAGTTCTGGACGGATTGTCCAGAATGATTGCAACACCAACTGCTGTGCTTATGATCTTAAATCAAAAAGGGTGAGCTGTGATCGTTGCTGCGGATATAGCATCCAGTATACTTCTCATATTGGTGTTGCAATTCTTTTCCACTTGTTTGGCTGCTACTGGGCCACACAGTTTTTTGTGGCAAGCTCTGCAACGGTCATTGCAGGCTCTGTTGCTACATACTATTGGGCTCGAGGCGGAACATCG CCAGAAATTTCATTTCTCCCAGTGTTCTCCTCTATGAAGCGGCTTATACGTTACAGCATTGGATCTGTTGCTCTTGGTTCACTGATTGTTTCATTTATAGAGTCTATCAGGTTTCTACTTGAAGCACTCCGGCGTAAACTTAAAGTTGCTAATTCAGCACCAGAAAGTTGGGTTGGAAGAATGGTATATAATTCCTCACAAGGTTGCCTGCGGTGTATTAGTTGGATCATTAAATCTGTGAATCGTAATGCTTACATCTTG ATAGCTATAACAGGAAAGAGCTTTTTCAAGTCTTCTGAGATTGCAACTGATCTCATTATCAGCAACATCCTTCGGATTGGAAAGGTGAATGTCATTGGCGATGTTATTCTCTTTCTTGGGAAGCTGTGTGTCAGTCTTGCAAGTGCACTTTTTGCTTTTCTCATGTTGGATACTCACAAGTACAAGTCTGGACATAACAAGATCTCATCTCCAATATTCCCGGTGCTG GTCTGCTGGAGTCTTGGCTACGTTGTGGCAACTCTTTTCTTTGCCGTTGTGGAGATGTCAATCGATACCATAATACTTTCATTTTGCCAAGACTCAGAGGAGCACCAAGGAACTGCCCAATACGCCCCTCCTCTTCTTATTGAGACTTTGAATGACCAAAATGAGATGCAAAGACTAACACAATGA